The following coding sequences are from one Polyodon spathula isolate WHYD16114869_AA chromosome 7, ASM1765450v1, whole genome shotgun sequence window:
- the LOC121318046 gene encoding cysteine and glycine-rich protein 2, producing MSVWGGGNKCTACKQNVYHAEEVQCDGKSFHKCCFLCMVCRKCLDSTTLAIHDDEIYCKSCYGKKYGPKGYGYGQGAGTLNMDKGERLGIKHEGAQSHKPTTNPNTSKFAQKFGGAEKCPRCGDSVYAAEKIVGAGKPWHKNCFRCAKCGKSLESTTQTEKEGEIYCKACYAKNFGPKGFGYGQGAGALIHSQ from the exons ATGTCTGTCTGGGGAGGTGGTAACAAATGCACTGCCTGCAAGCAGAACGTGTACCATGCTGAGGAGGTGCAGTGCGATGGGAAGAGCTTTCACAAGTGCTGTTTCCTGTGCA TGGTCTGTCGCAAATGCCTAGACAGCACTACTTTGGCCATTCACGATGATGAGATTTACTGCAAGTCCTGCTACGGGAAGAAGTACGGGCCAAAGGGCTATGGCTACGGCCAGGGAGCAGGAACCCTCAACATGGACAAAGGAGAGAGACTGGGCATCAAACATGAGGG AGCGCAGAGTCACAAGCCGACCACAAACCCCAACACTTCCAAGTTTGCCCAGAAGTTCGGTGGGGCTGAGAAGTGCCCCAGGTGTGGAGATTCTGTGTATGCTGCTGAGAAGATAGTTGGGGCAGGAAAG CCCTGGCACAAGAACTGCTTCAGATGTGCTAAGTGTGGAAAGAGTTTGGAGTCCACCACCCAGactgagaaggagggagagatCTACTGCAAGG CTTGTTACGCTAAGAATTTCGGCCCCAAAGGATTTGGATATGGCCAGGGTGCCGGAGCCCTCATCCACAGCCAGTGA